ttgtaattttagttttttattttaaaatgattttaaaactGTGAGTTGAAATTACTCTCCAATTTGAATggatagatttttttttaaatttcgttttttattatacaatattttattttatagatatttaaattcatgAACAATAagcaataactaattattaactatttatgccatgtggcttttttctaggctgccacttggcttaaggagagggctttttcctctccttttaataatatatagattttttattttaaaataattttaaaattgtgacttgaaattactctccaatttgaatggatatatttttttacattttcgttttttattatataatattttattttatagatatttaaattcataAACAATAagcaataactaattattaacttaaataactaattattaactatttATGTCATGTGACTTTTTTCtaggctgccacttggcttaaggagagggctttttcctctccttttaataatatatagattttttattttaaaataattttaaaactgtGACTTGAAATTACTCTCCAATTTGAAtggatatatttttttaattttcgttttttattatacaatattttattttatagatatttaaattcataAACAATAagcaataactaattattaactatttATGTCATATGACTTTTTTCTAGGTTGCCACTTGGTTTAAGGAGATgattttttcctctccttttaataatatatagatatagattactctccaatttgaatggatagaatatttttgattttcgttttttattatataatattttattttatagatatttaaattcataAACAATAagcaataactaattattaactatttatgccatgtggcttttttctaggctgccacttggcttaaggagagggcttttttctctccttttaataatatatatagatagattttACACAATTGTTAACAGTTATCCTTGTATATTTAAAATCAAACACTTAAAACTCCACTTTTAATGGGAATCATATACAATATTTTGTGTCATGGGAGgtttaaatgtttgattttgaaatacaGATAATTTATCTGTAATTGATCAAatttttttaagatgaaatagaaaaaagttaaattttttattctttaacAAAAATGAGAAATTCaatatttagtaaattttgagAGGAATTCAAAATAGAGTAGAAACAATATAGCTTTTTAAGTAATGTGCTTTCCAGTTAGAGAATTGGAATGTTAGATCGTTAATGTCGTTATGCgaaaaataaaaacagaaaaaGGATGGATCAGTATATAGTCGGTGTATAACCAATATATAGCAAGCGTATAGTGTATAATGTATACACACGGATTATACACTACATGTTGTGGGCTTTGTTGGGTTACTATGTGGTAAAAtctccaaaagaaaagaaagaaaaaagaatattTACACGAATAAAAGACCAgatttactatttattttttcttgccaatatacataaattatatgcTAATTATACAGAGTAAATATACACCAATAACAAATTCAGTGTGATCTCACAGGTGAAATATGTGGAGGATAGTGTGTATAGAGAGACTATTTTCGATAGAACATAAGCTAAACAAAAATATAGTTACAACATTATTGaaaaaaatacatataatatatatctgccaactatttttaatttaaacggCTGAATGAGtgactatttaggttaattcttcaaaaaggaaaaagaaaagatctCACACATTCTTATCAAAGTGTAGGCCCACAATAGATGGCCCAGTTACCCTAGTAGAAATAACGTGAGATAACCAccttttaatatgatatttagtTTTTATCCAATATTTTTAATGCTGAGCAAAAGTAATCATTACTCTATTAAAAGTAATACGAAAAGATGTTTTTACCCTTTTTTcttgagtgttgtgtaaatattaaggacatggtgtccttaacatttacattgcacacatgaagttaaggacgccatgtctttaacatttacactgcacgtATGAAGTTAAGAACATGatatcctaaagtttaacaacggaaggtgcaaatacatgacactttgtccttaatatttacacaatattCATGAAGTTAATGACAccagtccttaatatttacacaatactcataaagttaaggacattatatCATTAaaatttacactgcacacatgaagttaaggacaccatgtccttaacatttatacGGTACATAttaagttaaggacatgaggtcctaaaATTTAAtaacagaaggtgcaaatacaagttaaggacattatgtccttaacatttatactgcacacatgaagttaaggacgccatgtccttaacatttacactgcataTATGAAGTTAAGAACATGatatcctaaagtttaacaacggaaggtGTAAATATAGGACAcgttgtccttaatatttacacaacattcatgaagttaaggacaccatgtccatAATATTTACATAGCACCCATGTCTAGCACATAGGTATTTTCGTCAAGGCGGGTAAAAATTTATAAAGCACTGGCTAAAGagtaaatacattttaaacagtggctaAAGAGTGAAGACATCCCTAATTGGTGACTAATTGTGCACTTCCCTCGTTACCCTACTGGCTTTGAACTTGCCCAAACAACCACCAAATACCGAAAAAATTAGATGGGTTAACCACTTTTTAGGCAGGCTATTAGAGCTTAGCCATATTTTAAATTACAATGGCAAAGTAGCTAGCCCCCAACTAAAATACAGAACACAAATCCAACAGTCTATACTGGAATCCAAAGTTCGAGGCAagttttctgatttttcagtcTTTACTAGTGTAAAATCTAGGAACGATTCATGGAGTTCAAAATAACTGGGTTCAATCTTCCATGGGTGAAACATGTGAAAATGATTCAAACCCCAATAATGATTGTTGGGGATTGAACCTATAAACATTTGAAATCCAGTAATCGTTGTTGGGGATTGAACCTATAATATTTGAAACCCAGTAATCGTTATTGGGGATTGAACCTATAAATATTTGAAACCCAGTAATCGTTGTTGGGGATTGAACCTATAAATATTTGAAACCCAATTGTTGTTGGGTTTTGAACCTAAGAATATTGTTTCACCTATGATACCTCTTTTGAACTCTAGGATAATATCATGTATTTCAACTCGTGGAAGTTAGAACTCCGTGACTGTGTATCCTTGAGTGAAACAATGTGAAAAGGATTCAAATCTCACTAATTATTGATGGGATTTGAACCTATAAAGTTTTGAACTCCAATAATCATTACTAGGGTTTGAACCTATAGCGATTATAACCCTAGTAATTGTTGCCGGAGTTTGAATATATGAAGGTTtaaattccagtatattatgtttaaatattttctttaaagcTCTAAAATCTAGTACCATATATTTGGGATTACACCTGTAGAGAATTTTtaaaactctagtatattatgttggagtttcACCTGTAAAATATTTGAAATCCAACATCGATTGTTGGAGTTCATCCGTATTTTAAATATGTATATTTTTGAGGGACTACTTTGTCAATACAATTGGAAAGATAGCCAAACTCTAATAGCGGGCCCAAAATGTGGCTATTTGCCAATTTTATTCCCAAATACCAATCCATTTGGAATTTGGGTTTTTTGTGTAAAAGAAGAAAAGTTGAGTCCTTTACATCGTTTTAGGCACATGGCGCCCACTAATCAAAAATCATTCTTCTGATTCGGTGCTGTCCAATAATCACATCGTATCGTCATTCGCCACCTTACAATTCCACAACCCATTAATTTTTAGATTCCACAAATCACACCAAAAAGTGATCTTTTCGAATCAAATAATAATACAGTAACAACCAAAACCCTAATTCCAATCGAATTCACATTCTTCATTTCTCAGGTACAGCGTTCACATTCcactaatttttatttttgtttatcattTGATATTTGATTATTTGATTTTCTGTTATTTTTTCCCCTTCAGGTGTCTCGCACTAGGAAATTGTAGAATTTTAATACatttttgaaatgaaatgaaTATTTAGGATCTTATTACTTTGGGATTAAAGGGTAGATGTTATTGTTGTAAATTACATATTAGGAACGGAAGTTTTTAGTTCTGTTCTTGTAAATCGAATTCCATATAATTGAGCCTATTTAATCTAGTTTTCATAATTGGatgatttcaaaatttttcaTTTCTCGGTCAGTGAATTTGCTGTTTCGCAATTTTCTCAAAGTTTCATTTTATGGATTTATCAGTTGAACACTcagaaaaattatattgtatatataaaaaattatactgTGTATATATAGGTCAGATATTACTTTTGGTACATATATATTAAATCTTGAATATCCCCAGGATAATTTTTGGCTTCGCCACTGTTTGACAGGAATATTGTTCTATTGATTTCAGGTTATTACTATGGCTGACGAGAATGTTGCCAACGGGGAGGTTTTTGATGATGCAGTGGAGATCGAAGGAGAGGAGGATTCTGAGGGTGCATTGAAAACCTCTCCTTTGACGCAGAAGATAGCTGCCTTGGAGCAAGAGAACAATCAACTTTTTCACGAGAATCAAGTTGTCAAAGAGAAGATGGAGAAATTGAAGCACTCGATTGAGGAAATGGAGAACGAAAAAGTTGAGTTGCAGAAGAAGGCGGAGAAGTTTGAGTCGGAGAATAAGGCTTTAGGATCAGTAGCTGCACGAGCAGCAGAGCTCGAGGGCGAACACTCACGACTGCAACATGATCTCATAACTGCGATGAACGATCTAGAAGAATCGAATTTGGAGTTGTCGAAACTGAAGTTGGCTCTGGGGGGTTTGAAGAGTAGTGATAATGAGAAGAGTGGGAAATTGAGTGCCATTGAGAGTGAAAGgaatttgttattgttgaaagtcGAGAAGTTGGAAGCTAGTGGAAATGATCAGAGGGTTGAAGTAGAAGTGAAGGAGAAAGAAATTAGGGGCTTAAAGAAGAAGATTGAGGATTTAGAGGCTGCTGTGATGAACAATGAGGCATGGAAAAAGGAGAAGGAGGCGCTTCATATGGTGAAAGATGATTTGGAGAAGAGGATAATGGAGATGATGGGTAAAGTGGCTGAGCTGGAGAAGAAGTTAGAGGAGAAGGAAACGTTGATTAATGAAAGAGATGTTGACAGCAATGTTAATGGAATTCCAGGAGCGGAGAATAAGGTTGGATCTTCGGGTGTAAAAGTAGGCTTGTCAGTGGTGGCTGTATCTTCAGTTGCTATTGCAGGCATTTTGTGCTATCTTCGATATGCAAGAAAACCATAAACTCAGAGCTTGGTCTTGAACAGGTCGAGTTTTTTGTCTGACCAAGTTATGGATTTTACAATTTTGATAGCACTTTGGTTATGTTGCGCTTTCTTGCTTAGCTTTTATCTCACTTGACACTAGATTGGATGTTGGCTAGTGGCAATGAACTACATTTTATTTGCGAAAGTAGACAAAGCGACATATTTCTGTTAGTACTTCTCTTTCTGCGAGTTTTTATCGCAACCTTAATTTTCCATTTAAACAAGGTTTACTGGTGTAACCATTCAAAGAAAGCATTTGTATTGCACTTCAACACTGGATTCATATATAGCACTGAATGTCTCAAATAATTGAGTTCTTATATAACTCTCCTTTGGTTTATTATTTTGGCTGCCTGAAGTGTTAATGCTATGTTGCATTGAAGCCAGATTGTTGCTGTTGCAATCTTATGACAATCGTACGGGGATTTTCCTTCTGATCGGTTTAATGACTGATGCATGCCTACATAGTTAAATAGCTTGAGTATTGGGAAAGCTAGAAAGAGAGCCTTATTTCAGTATTTTGTACCTTTCCTTTGTAAAGGTAGTGGTATCTTGTCTAAAGTGACTGACCTGATAAACACGAGGTGCTGCAATGAACTTGCTGTGCCTCTACTATCTTCGATTGATCTTTGCCTTCATTTCGTAGTTGTGTTGATGGTGGTAAAAGAACACGTCTTTGCAGCATTAAGTTAAGCACTCCCTATCCCCCTCGGATTTCTTTTGGTGGCTGGTGGGGGttgtgaggggggggggggatatgAGGTTGTTTTGAAATGACCTAAATTTGAAGATCTTTTAATTACTCATGCTTAACCTTGTTCCTGCAACCAAACTGATAAAAAAGGAAATTTTCTCCTGAAACCTCTTGAAATAAACAGGTCTGATCTGAGTGAATTGCTGTCTATTTTGTATGTTCATGCCTTTCTACATTCAATACGTATTAGTGTCAAGAAGTGCTTCGCCGTGGTAATAATAAGTGAAACTCAATTTATACGGTGTGATGTATTCTGGCTTGCTAATTTGTGTTGGCTAGTGTGTTTGCTAACACTACATCTTTCCTTTTTGGCTATCATCCTAAAATGGTTTATATGCATGTGACATTCCCCTGCTTATTGTGGCCTTGTTGCCTTTGAAATGCACTACTAATTTATGCACTAGTCATCCTCTCATTTGCTAAATTCTTTATAAAGTTTTGGCTTATGACCTCTCTTGAGAAGTTTGTCTTCTCTAGCTGAAGTGCTATGTAACATCACTCTTTGTTTGAAATCTCAAGAGGATGGTGCACAAAGAGTGAAACTAGTCTCTTTCCGAGTGTTGTATTTTGATATGATAGGGAAGATATTATTCCTTACATGTGTTGGATGATGGAAAATTAACCTTACAGTTTTCATTCTTGAAAAATGATCTATATAATTGAAGATCTTAGGAAGGGAGTCTTGAAGCAATGGTAAAGTTATCTCCGTGTTACTTATAAGTCACGAGTTTGAGCCGTGAAAACAGTCActcactaatgcttgcattaggtaGGTTGTCTAATCACATCCCCAGGGGTGCGGCCTTTCCTGGACTCTGCGTGAATACAAGGCACTTTGTGCAGTTGACTGCCCTTTCTATCGTTGAAGATCTTAGAGATGGGTTCTTATGCATCCTTCTCTCGTAAGCACTCGTATACATATCAATAACATTAGCAAATCCGAGTAGTGTTTTAACGAAAACTTCAAGTATTAAAGTTTAATAAACAAGTAATCTGAAAGTTAAAACTTTTAGACAATTATAAAGAAAATGTTTTTTGTCCTACATAGTCGAGAGAAAAATCATTTCCTCCCCACTAACAGAAAATGTTTTTCAAGcaccaaaaaataaattttatataaaataactatttttagCAACCATGACTATTAATATGAGATAGAGAAAGTAACTTTTATCATATCAAACATATCAACTATAACTATTGTCACAAACATAAGTCGAACTAACTAAAAGAGTAGACGGGGATTCTAGTAGCTCTCAGAAGAACCTTAGGCCGTTTAAGTTATGGATCCAACTCAAAGTTGTAAGTTACCAATGCAAATCTTTGCCTAGGCAATAGTAGTATCTACTTTTTGGTCTGGTGAAATCAAGCAATAAAGATAGTTTTACACTAGCAATCAATCCACCACAAGATACAAAGTTTATGAGTTCCTACAATAATTTTAAGGTAATAATTAAGTAAATTTTTTTAATACACATACAGGCGGAGCAAAAGGTAATTGGTTCACgttagtggtggcaaaatgggtaaaagaaaacagttatctatcaatattatttattaaaaaataggttggataataaactttttaaaaacggattaaatttagataaaaatcatattatccacttagactCAAATTGAGGATtactcaagtttgggagacttgaaattctttcaaaagtgatcatattcaagaacccatggactcaactctctcaatatagtaagtaaaatagttgtcggGCCCTataaggctatatatatatatatatatatatatatatcgtgaCGATCCGGCCAgcatcattttaaaaaaaaaatagacaagTGAGAATGTAGAATTAAAAAAATGAGAACTTAGTTTTATAAAAtacagaaaattaaataaatttaacgTTGATTGCATCATAACTGAAATGGGAGAACCCAAAAAACATAAGTGACTTCTTTTTTTCAGTAAGTCCCTTTCTATATTtggtaacaattcaactttagatttttctttttaccattaatgagatgatttctagcccaaaaacttctatgatttatttaagattacaagtttcaaaagccttcctttatttcataaaatccatgtccaggcaaacactttcatataaattgtgacggagagagtataatttatgtaaggaaaataaataataagttagattattagatatagttacgtgaccaactaatggatagagaaatataattaagtaaaaaagtaaaataaggttgacagaaaactattttagttatattaattagaggaagaaatcgaattattaaaaattaatatgacaataaaaaaataaatttatcaataataaaaaataattatataaataatagacAACTATATATAGAGAAATACTAGTAATTTTGGGGCCCTTAAATATTTGGGGCCTTCACTTGCTTTAGGGTTGGGCCGCCCCTGTCCGTCGATTAATCCTTTTTTTATCTGTATTAAATATGGATCGGATCGGATAATTTACCTATTTTTTACATTTCTTATTTTTGACCCGTCCATATCCGCCCCGTTCCGCCCGTTTGCCACTCATAATTCAAGTAAATCCGTATCTATGAGCTAGGTCCGCCCCTGTCTAAGACTGTACAACCATCATCAATTACCGGAGTCTTGAGTCAACTATTTATAAGTACAATAGAGTGAATTCATCATATTACGCATTTATTGGTTCGTGCTTTcctataaatatttaaataatttcaaagaaaaattatgtaAATATAAAAGGGTCATCCACTATATTAAACCATAGTGGGTCGTACGGTATCAGGGATGAAGAATGTAACCCAAGataactttgatattattttatcttatatttgattggaattttcaattttgaaaaaagtaATTTCAAGATTATATTatatcataattttattttatagcaTATTCAAAGTGAAATTACAGTACTCGGATTAGCTAATCATGAATAAAACAAACAAATGACAACAATGTCCTTCTCCCAAAGCTATTTCCCAAGCAAATGCAACttcaaatcaaaagcatattttgGATTATACGCCGTATATCTTATTTTAATTCAATAAATCAAACATATCACtagtattaaataataaaaaattattaattactaTCTGACACAGCTTTTGTTtaggttttattattattatgttacaGATTCTTTGACTTTTTCACTGCTGCATTTCTTTTTCAATACTATTATGATTATATATGCTTTCTTTAGGGCGAAAATTTATCAGAAATAACATCTCTATATGCACAAGATGAGGTAAAGATGTGTACTCTTTGCCCTCCCCACACCCCTTATGAGATTACGCTGAATATGTTATTATTATGCTCTATAATTTTCTTAACAAAACTAGACAATACCTTTACCTTTGTGTAGGAGGTTTTTTtcataataatagaaaataaaaatggtgtaagtttacaacaaatagccaaaaatatTAAGTACCGAAACAGTTTCAGTTTCTGAAGTTCTAAGTGAGAACCTACTTTTGAAAATTACGAGTGCTGCAATATGTGTAGGCAGTAGCCGTTTcaacatattattattattattccctaTGCAACTTTGGCTCCCTTTTCTCTTCCTCGTAATTCGTGCACCTGGGGAAAATGAAAACCCCCTTCTTAAaccccaacacacacacacacacagaaaaaagaaaaaaagaaaaaaagaaaaaaaggagaagtgTTTCACTGTTAAAACTGTCTCTGCCTTTAATGGAACAAGACAAATAATAAAAGAGAAAGAACAAATCTTTTTcaagaagagagagagagtgtgtgagTGTGTGTTTTAAGATCTGTTTGAATGCATTTTCTCACTGTGTTTCTCCTTTTTTTGTGAAAACACTTTGACCAGTTAGGGTTTGTTTGGACCAAAACTAAGTTCTTTGGCCATGGCATTGCTACTGGATTTTTCAGGAAGGTGGTTTTTTCCCCAAGAAAGGTAAAACACTACagacctttttttttatttttattatttttttcttgcaAACTTAGCTCCAATCTGTTTTCCATTTGTTTATTAAGCTTCTAAATATGAAGAGAACTCATTAAGCTCATTTCTTGATTTtgtattcactttttttttttttttttttttgtgtgtgtgtgtgtgtgtgtgttttcaacTTGGTCCGTTCATTATGtctaaaaatttaacttttttttttcctgaatGGGAAATTTAAGGAGCTTCTGTTCTGGCTTTAGCATTTGTTTTCTTCCGTGTTATGGTAATTTTTCCAATTAGAATTCATTCTATTATCCTGTATCTTCTGTATATATAGTTGAAGCAGAAAGATTGAATCTTGATATGCACATTTTGTTCAGAGCAGGCACTTATGTAGTGAATGGAAATCCTAATAGATATATTAGTTGGATGATTTTGAGCCTTTGAGGTTTACTTTTGAGTAAGATATCTCCTCCACCTTCCCCCCTCCCTTCCCAGGGGAGCCAAGAGATCAGCTATTAAAATGAGGAGCTTTATAGCAG
The nucleotide sequence above comes from Nicotiana tabacum cultivar K326 chromosome 12, ASM71507v2, whole genome shotgun sequence. Encoded proteins:
- the LOC107788315 gene encoding peroxisomal and mitochondrial division factor 2, which translates into the protein MADENVANGEVFDDAVEIEGEEDSEGALKTSPLTQKIAALEQENNQLFHENQVVKEKMEKLKHSIEEMENEKVELQKKAEKFESENKALGSVAARAAELEGEHSRLQHDLITAMNDLEESNLELSKLKLALGGLKSSDNEKSGKLSAIESERNLLLLKVEKLEASGNDQRVEVEVKEKEIRGLKKKIEDLEAAVMNNEAWKKEKEALHMVKDDLEKRIMEMMGKVAELEKKLEEKETLINERDVDSNVNGIPGAENKVGSSGVKVGLSVVAVSSVAIAGILCYLRYARKP